Proteins encoded together in one Xenopus laevis strain J_2021 chromosome 6L, Xenopus_laevis_v10.1, whole genome shotgun sequence window:
- the uqcrb.L gene encoding cytochrome b-c1 complex subunit 7 isoform X3, translating into MRDDTIYEDDDVKEAIRRLPPTVYDDRIFRIKRALDLGIRQQHLPKAQWTKYEEDVHYLEPYLKEVICERTEKEEWQKK; encoded by the exons atgAGAGATGACACCATTTATGAAGATGATGACGTGAAAGAAGCAATAAGGAGGCTGCCACCTACAGTTTATGATGACAGAATTTTCCGTATTAAGAGGGCACTGGACCTTGGCATCAGACAGCAGCACCTCCCAAAAGCACAGTGGACTAAATATGAAGAG GATGTTCACTATCTGGAACCATATCTGAAAGAAGTGATTTGtgaaagaacagaaaaagaagaaTGGCAGAAGAAGTGA
- the uqcrb.L gene encoding cytochrome b-c1 complex subunit 7 isoform X2: MAGRAPVAASGRLLDGLRKWYYNVAGFNKLGLMRDDTIYEDDDVKEAIRRLPPTVYDDRIFRIKRALDLGIRQQHLPKAQWTKYEEKIYS, from the exons ATGGCAGGTCGGGCACCGG TTGCTGCGTCAGGCCGACTCTTGGACGGTTTGAGGAAATGGTATTATAATGTTGCCGGATTCAACAAGCTCG gtttaatgAGAGATGACACCATTTATGAAGATGATGACGTGAAAGAAGCAATAAGGAGGCTGCCACCTACAGTTTATGATGACAGAATTTTCCGTATTAAGAGGGCACTGGACCTTGGCATCAGACAGCAGCACCTCCCAAAAGCACAGTGGACTAAATATGAAGAG aaGATCTATAGCTGA
- the uqcrb.L gene encoding cytochrome b-c1 complex subunit 7 isoform X1 produces the protein MAGRAPVAASGRLLDGLRKWYYNVAGFNKLGLMRDDTIYEDDDVKEAIRRLPPTVYDDRIFRIKRALDLGIRQQHLPKAQWTKYEEDVHYLEPYLKEVICERTEKEEWQKK, from the exons ATGGCAGGTCGGGCACCGG TTGCTGCGTCAGGCCGACTCTTGGACGGTTTGAGGAAATGGTATTATAATGTTGCCGGATTCAACAAGCTCG gtttaatgAGAGATGACACCATTTATGAAGATGATGACGTGAAAGAAGCAATAAGGAGGCTGCCACCTACAGTTTATGATGACAGAATTTTCCGTATTAAGAGGGCACTGGACCTTGGCATCAGACAGCAGCACCTCCCAAAAGCACAGTGGACTAAATATGAAGAG GATGTTCACTATCTGGAACCATATCTGAAAGAAGTGATTTGtgaaagaacagaaaaagaagaaTGGCAGAAGAAGTGA